A genomic segment from Spinacia oleracea cultivar Varoflay chromosome 3, BTI_SOV_V1, whole genome shotgun sequence encodes:
- the LOC110789089 gene encoding uncharacterized protein isoform X1 codes for MAAYISESDSQEKQLITTQTTPTSEQQRYEEEEVIVYKPKPKTRKPKKRVPQVCLEGYVEDDDLPRTKSLTDDDLDELKGCLDLGFGFSYDEIPELCNTLPALELCYSMSQKFLDDHPNQQHHLHQGGGSGGVSSDTASFSGSESSSPMPTWKISSPGDHPEDVKARLKFWAQTVACTVKLCS; via the exons atGGCCGCCTATATTTCAGAATCTGATTCCCAAGAAAAACAATTAATCACCACCCAAACAACCCCTACCTCCGAACAACAACGATATGAAGAAGAAGAGGTGATTGTTTATAAGCCAAAGCCCAAAACCAGGAAACCCAAAAAGAGGGTCCCACAAGTATGTTTAGAAGGGTATGTAGAAGACGATGATTTGCCCAGAACAAAGAGCTTAACGGATGATGATCTTGATGAGTTAAAGGGTTGTTTGGATTTAGGGTTTGGGTTTAGTTATGATGAAATCCCTGAACTTTGTAATACTTTGCCTGCTTTGGAGCTTTGTTATTCTATGTCTCAGAAGTTTCTAGATGACCATCCTAATCAACAACATCACCTCCACCAGGGAGGTGGTTCCGGTGGTGTTTCTTCTGATACGGCTTCGTTTTCCGGTTCCGAAAGTTCCAGTCCCATGCCTACCTGGAAGATCTCTAGTCCTG GTGACCATCCTGAAGATGTCAAAGCGAGGCTTAAGTTTTGGGCTCAGACCGTGGCTTGTACTGTCAAGTTATGCAGCTAG
- the LOC110789089 gene encoding uncharacterized protein isoform X2, producing MDSEPFEKRAVSVYAIAAVLRDLCIAEMSTLDDSFVGLLQLAFEVWHSSGGVFVHLPNSYPWREVWYTNMKWLF from the exons ATGGATTCAGAACCATTTGAGAAGAGGGCCGTGTCAG TGTATGCCATTGCAGCTGTTCTTAGAGACCTCTGCATTGCTGAG ATGAGCACTCTTGATGATTCTTTTGTCGGTCTACTGCAACTTGCTTTCGAAGTTTGGCATTCTAGCGGAGGTGTCTTTGTCCATCTCCCAAACTCATATCCGTGGCGTG AAGTTTGGTACACTAACATGAAGTGGCTGTTCTAG